The Anabrus simplex isolate iqAnaSimp1 chromosome 1, ASM4041472v1, whole genome shotgun sequence genome window below encodes:
- the LOC136858479 gene encoding toll-like receptor 6, with protein sequence MAIAAKWWICVVTLSSLTTVAQCRSITSRHEDNLKDCEWQRFADLDDTVESEEDDSSLVLACRLRTIGGTDSLLNNLTSAAVDRITALRLVCSDVLFFESTLESSGSNQNGGSFLAQLKRLRDLRIEYCKIRYVPSGVLASSRELRHLSLRTHNTDWSAMTMEFHTDSFRGLSELRSLDLADNNIWALPQELFCPLYSLASLNLSSNRLQDVTELGFSDWGNGPTAPGKSCNVGLEVLDLSNNDIIMMPDNGLSSLRSLQKLYLQDNSLTSLADRALVGLGALQVFNLSSNQLVAMPPELFQSTRELKEIYVQNNSISVLAPGLLEGLDQLQVLDLSYNELTNNYVNRDTFSGLIRLIVLNLSHNSITRVDAHVFQDLYSLQMLNLEYNDIDIITEGAFTTLSNLHALTLSHNNLVQIEPYHFTGLYVLNQLYLDNNNIKAIHPRAFENCTNLQDLGLNANSLLEVPDGIGQLRFLKTLDLGENSISKIVNSSFEGLDQLYGLRLIDNVIVNLTRDSFSTLPSLQVLNVACNKIQHVEAGAFGTNPTLRALRLDGNKLADITGIFNNLPGLIWLNISDNAIQWFDYALLPRSLRWLDMHKNLVADLGNKYDTRNELQIEMLDVSFNRLIEVSESSLPDSVESVFLNDNMITRVRPNTFFKKGNLSRVVLYANQIQSLDLAALRLQQVPVEKELPQFYVGGNPFHCDCTMEWLQRINQLSHLRQYPRVLDLDTVMCSLAHSRDGSKRPLLDLKPSQFLCPYDFHCFALCHCCDFDACDCEMTCPENCTCYHDHTWTANVVDCSNSGYTTVPAKIPMDATEIYLDGNKLGELGSHVFIGKKKLEVLYLNSSNIATIHNRTFNGVSSLRVLHLENNKLQELRGFEFDQLENLNELYLDHNQITHLGNTTFSAMTSLEVLRLDENKIVNFSPWQLSASSRTLSRVTLDGNSWTCECEALTRFESWVRETKDTVTITDPNKLSCTYSNGVKENLGEAIRKCPKDANNNAVATSVVQKNPFFNNALSGNYVPLLAASLAVVLILFVLSALVFIFRHDVRLWAHSRYGVRIFWDAAQANDLDDDRDRLYDAYMVYSLKDDDFVSRVIASELEQSGYSMCLHYRDLHLITGASYLADSVLGATDASRRMIIVLSLSFIQNEWNKPEFRAALQAALEQSRLTVRRNKILFLLTTDIRTLNLDPDLHLLLQTCTSISWGSKRFWEKLRYSMPDIAQVKKKKKRNTKSAAATVAVNDLKKLDTKTTAKPVSARYTAAPSSLDAWCKYAAMAPTHPQQPSAPLPTPTPTQSTYVSENSSQRTTDHEEEEEENSSTTTGSQHYDYSAALDRHKHSYVAIDSRQQQPLPPQTHQHYHQHHRNNLRTPSKDLTTSNNHLYSTIQDGHPHVNGEATDLNYPSPATCRMTSLPSSNGVLPQAANGRTYFV encoded by the coding sequence ATGGCTATTGCTGCTAAGTGGTGGATTTGTGTTGTGACACTGAGTTCGTTGACCACGGTTGCGCAGTGTCGAAGTATTACGAGCCGACACGAGGACAACTTGAAGGACTGTGAGTGGCAGAGATTTGCTGATCTTGATGATACGGTAGAAAGCGAAGAAGATGATTCCTCACTTGTGCTAGCTTGTCGTTTACGAACTATTGGTGGTACGGACAGTTTACTTAATAacctaacttcagcagctgttGACCGTATTACTGCGTTACGTTTGGTTTGCAGTGATGTACTTTTCTTCGAGAGTACGCTTGAAAGTTCAGGTAGTAATCAGAATGGTGGAAGTTTTTTAGCACAACTGAAAAGGTTACGTGACTTAAGGATAGAGTATTGTAAGATTCGGTACGTTCCGTCTGGAGTGTTGGCATCTTCTCGAGAACTAAGACATTTGTCTTTGCGAACACACAACACAGACTGGTCCGCTATGACGATGGAGTTTCATACTGACAGTTTTCGTGGTCTGAGTGAATTAAGAAGCCTTGATCTCGCTGATAATAATATATGGGCCCTCCCGCAAGAATTGTTTTGTCCCCTCTATAGCTTAGCATCCTTAAATCTCAGCAGTAATCGACTTCAAGACGTAACTGAGCTAGGCTTTTCAGATTGGGGTAATGGACCGACTGCACCTGGAAAATCGTGTAATGTTGGTTTAGAAGTGTTAGATTTATCCAATAATGATATCATTATGATGCCGGATAATGGTTTATCGAGTTTAAGATCGCTACAAAAACTTTATCTGCAAGATAATTCTCTGACATCTTTAGCTGACAGAGCCTTGGTTGGTCTTGGGGCTCTGCAAGTGTTTAACTTATCGAGTAACCAGCTGGTTGCAATGCCACCGGAACTGTTTCAAAGTACGCGCGAACTTAAGGAAATATATGTTCAAAACAATTCTATTAGTGTCCTCGCCCCGGGCTTGTTAGAGGGTCTAGACCAGTTGCAAGTGCTCGATTTATCCTACAATGAACTGACCAATAATTATGTGAATAGAGACACATTCTCAGGTTTAATCCGATTGATTGTACTTAATCTATCCCATAACAGTATTACTCGTGTGGATGCTCATGTATTTCAGGACCTGTATAGTCTTCAGATGCTGAACCTGGAGTATAACGACATAGATATAATTACAGAAGGCGCATTTACGACACTAAGTAATCTTCATGCGTTAACATTGTCTCATAATAATCTAGTGCAAATCGAACCATATCATTTTACAGGACTGTACGTGTTAAATCAGCTATACTTAGATAATAACAATATAAAAGCTATCCATCCTCGCGCGTTTGAGAACTGTACTAATCTTCAAGACCTTGGTTTGAATGCTAATTCGTTGTTAGAAGTTCCTGATGGTATCGGTCAGTTACGTTTCTTGAAGACGTTAGACCTAGGTGAGAACAGTATTTCCAAGATTGTTAACTCGTCGTTTGAAGGCCTCGACCAGTTGTATGGCTTGAGATTGATTGACAATGTCATAGTCAACCTAACGAGGGATTCCTTCTCGACGTTGCCGTCTCTTCAAGTTTTGAACGTAGCGTGTAACAAAATCCAGCACGTGGAAGCCGGCGCGTTTGGGACGAACCCTACACTGCGCGCGCTGCGACTGGACGGCAACAAGTTGGCTGACATCACGGGCATCTTCAATAACTTGCCCGGCCTCATCTGGCTCAACATCTCTGACAACGCCATCCAGTGGTTCGACTATGCCTTACTCCCACGCTCTTTACGATGGTTAGACATGCACAAAAATTTGGTTGCCGATCTTGGGAATAAGTATGATACCCGAAATGAATTGCAAATTGAAATGCTGGATGTGAGTTTTAATAGACTGATTGAAGTTAGCGAGTCTTCCCTACCTGATAGTGTGGAAAGTGTTTTCTTGAACGATAACATGATCACCAGAGTGCGTCCTAATACattttttaagaaaggaaatttatcTCGTGTGGTACTTTATGCAAATCAAATTCAAAGTTTAGATTTGGCAGCGTTGCGTCTTCAACAAGTGCCTGTAGAGAAAGAGCTGCCACAGTTTTATGTCGGCGGCAACCCATTTCACTGTGACTGTACAATGGAGTGGCTACAACGCATTAATCAGTTATCTCATTTACGTCAATACCCTCGTGTATTGGACCTGGACACTGTTATGTGCAGCCTCGCtcactccagagatggcagcaagAGACCTCTGCTGGACCTCAAACCCTCTCAGTTCCTCTGCCCCTATGATTTCCATTGCTTCGCCCTGTGTCATTGTTGTGACTTCGATGCTTGTGATTGTGAAATGACATGTCCCGAGAACTGTACGTGTTACCATGACCACACATGGACCGCCAACGTAGTTGACTGTTCTAACAGTGGGTACACTACCGTGCCCGCAAAAATTCCTATGGACGCGACTGAGATCTACTTAGATGGCAATAAACTTGGAGAATTAGGTAGTCACGTGTTTATTGGTAAGAAGAAACTTGAGGTGCTTTATCTGAACTCTAGTAACATTGCTACGATCCACAACCGAACGTTTAATGGCGTCTCTTCATTGCGAGTACTTCATTTAGAGAACAATAAATTGCAAGAATTGAGAGGTTTCGAGTTCGATCAGTTAGAGaatttaaatgaactgtatttgGATCACAATCAAATTACTCATTTAGGAAATACGACCTTCTCTGCTATGACGTCTTTAGAAGTTTTACGCCTAGATGAAAATAAAATTGTCAACTTCTCTCCCTGGCAGCTCTCGGCTTCTTCTAGAACGTTGTCTCGGGTGACCTTGGATGGTAATTCTTGGACGTGTGAATGTGAAGCTCTCACTCGGTTTGAGTCTTGGGTTCGAGAGACTAAGGACACAGTGACCATAACAGATCCTAATAAATTATCTTGTACGTACAGTAACGGTGTGAAAGAGAATTTAGGCGAAGCTATTCGTAAGTGCCCCAAGGATGCCAACAATAACGCAGTTGCTACATCTGTAGTTCAGAAGAACCCTTTCTTTAATAACGCTCTCAGTGGTAATTATGTTCCACTGCTAGCCGCTTCTCTGGCTGTAGTTCTCATCCTGTTTGTGCTTAGCGCTCTGGTTTTCATCTTCCGCCATGATGTTCGCTTGTGGGCTCACTCTCGCTATGGTGTTCGAATCTTCTGGGACGCAGCTCAGGCCAATGACCTTGACGATGACCGTGACCGTCTCTATGACGCCTACATGGTGTACAGTCTCAAAGATGATGACTTTGTGAGTCGTGTTATAGCTTCTGAACTGGAACAAAGTGGATATTCAATGTGCCTTCATTACCGCGACTTGCATCTCATAACTGGAGCTTCGTACTTGGCCGACAGTGTCCTGGGAGCTACTGATGCATCAAGACGAATGATTATCGTATTATCATTAAGCTTCATACAGAATGAATGGAATAAACCTGAGTTCAGAGCAGCATTGCAAGCAGCTCTGGAACAAAGCCGATTAACAGTCCGACGAAATAAAATTCTATTTTTATTGACGACTGATATTAGGACACTTAATCTTGATCCTGATTTACATCTGTTATTACAGACTTGTACAAGCATATCTTGGGGAAGTAAAAGGTTTTGGGAGAAATTGCGGTACTCCATGCCGGATATCGCTCaagtaaagaagaaaaagaagcgtAACACCAAGTCAGCAGCAGCTACAGTTGCTGTTAATGATTTGAAGAAATTAGATACAAAGACTACAGCTAAACCTGTGAGTGCCAGGTACACTGCAGCTCCTAGTTCCTTAGATGCCTGGTGCAAATACGCTGCCATGGCACCTACACACCCACAGCAACCCTCCGCACCGCTACCCACTCCCACTCCGACCCAGTCCACTTACGTGTCGGAAAATTCTTCCCAAAGAACGACAGATcacgaggaagaagaggaagaaaattctTCCACCACTACGGGTAGTCAACATTATGACTACTCTGCTGCCTTAGACCGCCATAAACACAGTTACGTGGCAATAGACTCGAGGCAACAGCAGCCTTTACCTCCTCAAACCCACCAACATTACCACCAACATCACAGAAATAATCTACGGACTCCTTCAAAAGATCTGACTACCAGCAATAATCATCTGTACAGCACGATACAAGATGGTCATCCTCATGTCAACGGAGAAGCTACGGACCTGAACTACCCATCACCGGCGACCTGCAGAATGACGAGCCTTCCATCCAGCAACGGCGTTTTACCGCAGGCAGCAAACGGCAGAACTTACTTTGTGTAG